One part of the Atribacteraceae bacterium genome encodes these proteins:
- the flgL gene encoding flagellar hook-associated protein FlgL, translating into MRVTQKILTDRVMGNLNQILRRLVRVQDELSSGRSVLAPSDSPVRINQILNLRTSITRLDQYRTNIEDSINWLNLVDRSLESAIYVNQTVNTIALQAANGTLTSSDRDILASQVERYLEEMVGNGNISFAGKYLFSGTQTLSRPFSLPSGTPEDRRIRTGQALHMAIQGGGYFQLVKFNDAGYQEIFYTRDGSFEIQWYENELAQTVGRIVNRDGIPLLVTQDGTVGTGALVLPRDYKTIEIGQNGTVTVTRSDNTQDTYQIQLARFREVFALTEAGPGLFRKSDRYTGTPIVDHPMVSGLGTLYSGYRETTAKISYHGNAGRITHEVESGTTMAVGFPGDEILFRGFEAGGSERPVIRNEELAFTVNGREVIIDNTGGSLTKIQSLVNRLNMEFNADMQLRHEIYAATDGQRILLRSRTEDVLEFKEITGTPLQDWGIVGYSRIGSGEISVFPSGGEEIIVNGKTLILDASPDVNTLLADLVNKLAADPDLSGRVFAGWNTAGNGIELYTNDGSALVLADGAGGLLTTWGMLNSNGFVVPGNSSPVILEAREAEGALKILRDMEHYLRTNDFAKISSSALGRLRETLDTLIKARSQAGARTLRMETHLTRFDDFSVNFKRLLSHNEDIDVAAVAMRLKEHENVYQMALAAAARAIQPTLLNFLR; encoded by the coding sequence GAACCTGAACCAGATCCTGCGCCGCCTCGTCCGCGTCCAGGATGAACTCTCGTCGGGGAGATCGGTGCTGGCGCCTTCGGACAGCCCGGTCAGGATCAATCAGATATTGAACCTGCGGACATCCATCACCCGTCTGGACCAGTACCGGACCAATATCGAGGATTCGATCAACTGGCTGAACTTAGTCGATCGGAGTTTGGAGTCGGCAATTTACGTCAACCAGACGGTCAATACCATAGCCCTTCAGGCGGCCAACGGGACGCTAACCTCCTCAGACCGGGACATTCTCGCCTCCCAGGTAGAGCGGTACCTGGAAGAGATGGTCGGCAATGGGAATATCTCTTTTGCTGGTAAATATCTCTTCTCCGGGACCCAGACCTTATCCCGGCCGTTTTCTCTGCCTTCCGGAACTCCCGAAGACCGGCGGATCAGGACCGGTCAGGCCCTCCATATGGCCATCCAGGGCGGAGGGTATTTTCAACTGGTCAAATTCAATGACGCAGGTTACCAGGAAATCTTCTATACCCGGGATGGGTCCTTCGAAATCCAGTGGTATGAAAATGAACTGGCCCAAACCGTGGGACGGATCGTCAACCGGGATGGGATCCCCCTTCTGGTCACCCAAGATGGAACGGTGGGTACTGGCGCTCTGGTCCTCCCCCGGGATTACAAGACAATCGAGATTGGCCAGAACGGTACGGTGACCGTGACCCGCTCGGACAATACACAGGATACCTATCAAATCCAGTTGGCCCGATTTAGGGAGGTTTTCGCTCTGACTGAGGCCGGACCCGGCCTCTTCCGGAAATCCGACCGCTATACGGGAACCCCGATCGTCGACCATCCGATGGTTTCCGGATTGGGTACCCTGTATTCTGGGTACCGGGAAACAACGGCTAAGATAAGTTATCATGGCAATGCCGGACGGATTACCCACGAGGTGGAATCGGGAACTACCATGGCCGTTGGATTCCCGGGGGACGAGATTCTGTTCCGCGGCTTCGAAGCAGGGGGAAGCGAAAGGCCAGTCATCCGGAATGAAGAATTGGCTTTTACCGTCAATGGCCGGGAGGTCATCATCGACAACACCGGTGGATCCCTCACCAAGATTCAGAGCCTGGTCAACCGTCTCAATATGGAGTTCAACGCGGACATGCAACTACGCCACGAAATCTATGCGGCCACCGATGGCCAGCGGATTCTGTTGCGTTCCCGGACAGAAGATGTGCTGGAATTCAAAGAAATTACGGGAACTCCCCTCCAGGACTGGGGAATTGTCGGCTATAGCCGGATCGGGTCGGGGGAAATCAGCGTTTTCCCCTCCGGCGGGGAAGAGATCATCGTCAATGGAAAAACGCTGATTCTGGACGCCAGCCCAGACGTCAATACCTTACTGGCGGACCTCGTCAATAAATTGGCTGCCGACCCCGATTTATCCGGTAGGGTCTTTGCCGGGTGGAATACCGCGGGTAACGGAATCGAACTTTATACCAACGACGGCAGTGCCTTGGTCCTTGCGGACGGGGCGGGAGGTCTGCTCACGACGTGGGGGATGCTCAATTCTAATGGTTTTGTGGTCCCTGGTAACTCCTCTCCGGTCATCCTGGAGGCCCGTGAGGCGGAGGGGGCTTTGAAGATTTTGCGGGATATGGAGCATTATTTGCGGACCAACGATTTCGCAAAGATTTCCTCCAGCGCCCTGGGGCGCTTGAGAGAGACCCTCGACACCCTGATCAAGGCCCGTTCCCAGGCCGGCGCGAGGACCTTGCGAATGGAAACCCATCTGACCCGGTTTGATGATTTCTCGGTCAATTTCAAGCGATTGTTGTCTCACAATGAAGACATCGATGTGGCGGCGGTGGCGATGCGTTTGAAGGAACATGAAAACGTCTACCAGATGGCTTTGGCTGCAGCGGCCCGGGCGATTCAGCCGACGCTTCTCAACTTTTTAAGGTGA